In a single window of the Pseudopipra pipra isolate bDixPip1 chromosome 21, bDixPip1.hap1, whole genome shotgun sequence genome:
- the MRM3 gene encoding rRNA methyltransferase 3, mitochondrial → MAALGRVWGPALLRPRGAGAAGRRGVRALRRSPVRVLPPAKKKAGAAPAEAAPGPRREGPPPPAVERSAAAPGLWYEKAAPGDRRLGKVVTIAKSKKFRDNHGKVLLEGHRLIRDALEAGAVPQTLFFSTVGHLKELPEAEIKRASLIKVKFEDIKIWSDLVTPQGLLGIFSKPDHAKMSYPAAQLTNSLPLLLICDNIRDPGNLGTILRSAAGAGCEKVLITKGCVDPWEPKVLRAGMGAHFRLPIVANLEWESVPSNLPAGTQVCVADNKDPGAPAKTTSVPRGAGRAGSAPGNTKAPVKSRPEAAPDHEDEEEAAADIPELATQCYYEDWARTPVAVVIGGETHGLSADALHLAASTGGKRLVIPVVPGVDSLNAAIAAAIVLFEGKRQLLRRHKEDDRQKVPVAG, encoded by the exons ATGGCGGCGCTGGGCCGCGTGTGGGGGCCGGCGCTGCTgcggccccgcggggcgggcgcggcggggcggcgcggggtgCGGGCGCTCCGCAGGAGCCCCGTGCGGGTCCTGCCGCCGGCAAAGAAGAAGGCGGGAGCAGCCCCGGCCGAGGCAGCGCCGGGACCCCGCCGGGAGGggcccccgccgcccgcggTGGAGCGGAGCGCCGCCGCGCCGGGGCTGTGGTACGAGAAGGCGGCGCCCGGGGACCGCAGGCTGGG AAAAGTGGTGACTATCGCCAAGTCGAAGAAGTTTCGGGATAATCACGGGAAGGTCCTGCTGGAGGGTCACAGGCTGATCAGGGATGCACtggaggcaggagctgtgccgCAGACACTCTTCTTCAGCACTGTGGGGCACCTGAAGGAGCTGCCTGAGGCGGAGATAAAACGAGCCAGCTTGATTAAGGTGAAATTTGAAGACATTAAGATCTGGTCTGACCTCGTAACTCCTCAGGGGCTTCTAG GCATCTTTTCCAAGCCTGACCATGCCAAGATGTCTTACCCTGCTGCTCAGCTCACCAACTCCTTGCCATTGCTCCTCATCTGTGACAATATCCGAGATCCGGGAAACCTGGGCACTATTCTGAGATCCgcagcaggagcaggctgtgAGAAAGTGCTGATCACCAAAG GCTGTGTGGATCCGTGGGAGCCAAAGGTGCTCCGTGCAGGCATGGGGGCTCACTTCCGACTGCCCATCGTCGCCAACCTGGAGTGGGAATCTGTTCCCAGCAACCTTCCTGCTGGCACCCAGGTGTGCGTGGCTGACAACAAAGACCCAGGCGCTCCGGCCAAGACCACATCCGTGCCAaggggggctggcagggctggctctgctcctggcaACACAAAAGCTCCTGTGAAATCCAGACCCGAGGCTGCTCCTGACCACGAGGATGaggaagaggcagcagcagataTCCCAGAGCTGGCCACGCAGTGTTACTATGAGGACTGGGCACGGACTCCGGTGGCCGTGGTGATCGGCGGGGAGACCCACGGCCTGAGTGCGGACGCGCTGCACCTCGCAGCCAGCACGGGGGGGAAGAGACTGGTCATTCCCGTGGTGCCCGGCGTGGACAGCCTGAATGCTGCTATTGCTGCTGCCATCGTGCTGTTTGAGgggaagaggcagctgctgcGGAGGCACAAGGAGGATGACAGGCAGAAGGTCCCTGTAGCAGGCTGA
- the GLOD4 gene encoding glyoxalase domain-containing protein 4 — MAARRALHFVFKVGDRPRTARFYRELLGMSVLRHEEFEEGCKATCNGPYDGKWSKTMVGYGPEDNHFVAELTYNYGIGEYRLGNDFLGITLVSSQAVSNAKKMGWPLKEVTTGVFETEAPGGYKFYLEDKEKLKQDPVLKVTLGVSNLQKSINYWSGLLGMKIYEKDEEKQRALLGYADNQCKLELKAVGGAVDHGTAFGRIAFSCAKEELPTIEALMKKENQKILTPLVSLDTPGKATVQVIILADPDGHEICFVGDEAFRDLSKMDPNGDKLLDDAMAADNSDKWFAARNMKKVSA, encoded by the exons ATGGCCGCCCGCAGAGCGCTGCACTTCGTCTTCAAAGTGGGCGACCGGCCCCGCACCGCGCGGTTCTACCGGGAGCTGCTGGGCATGAGC GTGCTGAGGCACGAGGAGTTCGAGGAGGGCTGCAAGGCCACCTGCAACGG CCCTTATGATGGAAAATGGAGCAAAACGATGGTGGGCTACGGGCCAGAGGACAATCACTTTGTTGCAGAACTGACTTACAATTATGGCATTGGAGAATATCGCCTGGGCAATGACTTTCTG GGCATCACACTGGTGTCCAGCCAGGCTGTGAGCAATGCCAAGAAGATGGGGTGGCCCCTCAAAGAAGTCACAACTGGTGTCTTTGAAACTGAAGCTCCAGGAGGATACAAGTTCTACTTGGAGGACAAGGAGAAGCTCAAGCAAG ATCCCGTGCTGAAGGTAACCCTGGGTGTCTCAAATCTGCAGAAGTCTATTAACTACTGGTCTGGTTTGCTTGGGATGAAAATATACGAGAAGGATGAGGAGAAGCAAAGGGCTTTGCTGGGCTACGCGGATAACCAG TGTAAGCTGGAGCTGAAGGCTGTTGGAGGAGCAGTGGATCACGGGACAGCATTTGGACGGATCGCCTTCTCCTGTGCCAAGGAAGAG TTGCCAACCATTGAAGCACTGATGAAAAAGGAGAATCAGAAAATTTTGACACCCCTGGTGAGCTTGGACACGCCTGGCAAAGCCACAGTGCAAGTGATTATTTTGGCTGATCCT GACGGCCATGAAATCTGTTTTGTGGGAGATGAAGCCTTTAGAGACCTGTCCAAGATGGACCCTAACGGTGACAAGCTGTTGGATGAT GCCATGGCTGCAGACAACAGTGACAAGTGGTTTGCTGCACGTAACATGAAGAAGGTTTCAGCTTAG
- the GEMIN4 gene encoding gem-associated protein 4: MEPGPWAVGEHTAILHGGFLLAARLIQPRALRELRKADWPLAGVPITDALREIGERCPSPREHGRWKREAVAIVWAKVLLPAPPAASLEWGWRDDGFFSVGAMIPDVNHTALFELVKALGVPRVFVELLLALPPAVCREQLEHMVAYVTSETSPSDIRLFLDVWWELMKHKEGQEDATVSAFSALMCQHGGESSLDDGLQPPKRFKGDPVNIPPAAPRLFMVLLEGLKQIHGNITQHRMQCYALANLAELLSVFTELEPAGSSLPTTEYLHKVSATVSLWTSDPDSQFHHSGLGEKVREAERTMSLLSVTKLSREELFVGLEFLCSLLRAWGEELQDALISSEQLCYESYRLLDTLTTLGKNLVCFSETRDVGEDETRVVLELTQVTKDFLKESSANPKSKDLATTSLVSSVAMAIIAQKLDRHADMCSIFASEKTWAFSRAWVDCLVQNKALFQKPELVLKLLETLVSFATACQDKEARELQVQVIKAIMDCYTELSLTDKNKVISGVLTSWGGPGLSLNLQVVREGFQEDLNVTFNQITKSVSDEGLTRAVASVARLTLLYPEATVKQVCHLAVVNLGAHQFLTQILCSFPALRFLETQKDPGRPHNLVVRCLEEAIWGKLSTVREEEQFLQFLTFLMQPGSATPLVSPAEVTKAFVLPYLKSDSPQIELSLQVLSRALGIQPCSEEHWIKSCHPFPLLLSLCKLLDGYTRYWHQPTEQLFPSLETKDLILNILCQLCEVVGPESAPSPELWVQSLAWLHRKVASLDWTVGLRLKKLYGDHFKNEVPATLFEICTLPEDEWTSQSLPAYGPGSGLLAWMECCCVSPALRDTMLALLTVNVDNPEEVNLFSKGFLVALIQVLPWCSHSEWKRLMHVVENLLQRQVLHVPYTLEYVQYMPLLNLRPFACYLQLSVLFLRGFQLLCSSSCSTWLPPEAWLHVVQLYCGSLTDLLTSVKGTAGPPSQPAGDGTSPQEVSFVCIQMFCHLLHVAAMLPGEGCGEPLVVVALEILSQYEAFSNADTSPSNTLRRANERHFLEAITDNVGDRELRCTLLQKLSKLGAHLVGEPD; encoded by the exons ATGGAGCCGG GGCCCTGGGCCGTGGGCGAGCACACGGCGATCCTGCACGGCGGGTTCCTGCTGGCCGCCCGCCTCATCCAGCCGCGGGCGCTGCGGGAGCTGCGCAAGGCCGACTGGCCCCTGGCGGGGGTGCCCATCACCGACGCGCTGCGGGAGATCGGCGAGCGCTGCCCCTCGCCGCGGGAGCACGGCCGCTGGAAGCGGGAGGCGGTGGCCATCGTCTGGGCCAAGGTGCTGCTGCCCGCGCCCCCGGCCGCCTCGCTGGAGTGGGGATGGAGGGACGACGGCTTCTTCTCGGTGGGCGCGATGATCCCCGACGTGAACCACACCGCCCTCTTCGAGCTGGTCAAGGCGCTTGGCGTGCCCCGGGTGTtcgtggagctgctgctggcgcTGCCCCCGGCGGTGTGccgggagcagctggagcacatGGTGGCGTATGTCACCAGCGAGACGTCCCCATCCGACATCAGGCTGTTCTTGGACGTGTGGTGGGAGCTGATGAAGCAcaaggaagggcaggaggaCGCGACAGTCTCTGCGTTCAGTGCTCTCATGTGCCAGCACGGGGGTGAGTCCTCTCTGGACGATGGTCTGCAGCCCCCAAAGAGGTTCAAGGGTGACCCTGTGAACatccccccagctgcccccaggctgTTCATGGTCCTGTTGGAGGGGTTGAAGCAGATCCACGGGAACATCACCCAGCACCGCATGCAGTGCTACGCCCTGGCCAACCTGGCCGAGCTGCTCTCCGTGTTCACTGAGCTGGAGCCAGCAGgcagctccctccccaccaCAGAGTACCTGCACAAGGTCAGTGCCACGGTCAGCCTCTGGACCAGCGACCCTGACAGCCAGTTCCACCACAGCGGGCTGGGAGAGAAGgtgagggaagcagagagaacCATGAGCCTCCTGTCTGTGACCAAACTCTCCCGTGAGGAGCTCTTTGTTGGCTTGGAGTTCCTCTGCAGCTTGTTGCGTGCCtggggagaggagctgcaggatgcTCTGATCAGCTCCGAGCAGCTCTGCTATGAGAGCTACCGGCTCCTGGACACTCTGACCACCCTTGGGAAGAACCTGGTTTGCTTCTCGGAGACCAGAGACGTGGGTGAGGATGAGACACGTGTAGTGTTAGAGCTGACACAGGTCACCAAGGACTTTCTCAAGGAGAGCAGTGCCAACCCAAAGAGCAAGGATTTGGCCACCACCAGCCTTGTGTCTTCAGTTGCCATGGCAATCATTGCTCAAAAGCTGGACCGGCATGCAGACATGTGCTCTATTTTTGCATCTGAAAAGACCTGGGCCTTTTCAAGGGCCTGGGTTGACTGCCTTGTGCAAAATAAAGCTCTCTTCCAGAAACCAGAGCTAGTTTTGAAATTGCTGGAGACACTGGTGAGCTTTGCTACGGCCTGTCAAGACAAGGAGGCCCGAGAGCTGCAGGTGCAAGTGATCAAAGCCATCATGGACTGTTACACTGAGCTTTCATTAACTGACAAAAACAAGGTGATCTCGGGTGTCCTGACGTCCTGGGGTGGACCAGGTCTGTCCCTGAACTTGCAGGTTGTCAGGGAAGGGTTCCAGGAGGATCTGAATGTGACTTTCAACCAGATCACAAAGAGTGTGTCCGATGAAGGCCTGACCAGGGCTGTGGCTTCTGTGGCCAGGCTCACGCTGCTGTACCCCGAGGCTACGGTGAAGCAGGTTTGTCATCTTGCTGTGGTGAACCTAGGAGCACACCAGTTCCTCACACAAatcctctgctccttcccagcactgAGGTTCCTGGAGACCCAAAAGGATCCAGGCAGGCCACACAACCTGGTGGTGAGGTGTCTGGAGGAGGCCATATGGGGGAAGCTTTCCACTGTGAGGGAAGAGGAGCAGTTCCTTCAGTTCCTGACCTTTCTCATGCAGCCAGGCTCAGCCACCCCACTTGTGTCACCTGCAGAGGTGACCAAAGCTTTTGTCCTTCCCTATTTGAAGTCAGACTCTCCTCAGATTGAGCTGAGCCTGCAGGTCCTAAGTAGGGCTTTGGGAATACAGCCCTGTTCAGAAGAGCACTGGATCAAATCCTGTCACCCATTCCCACTTCTACTGAGCCTCTGCAAGCTACTAGATGGTTACACCAGGTACTGGCATCAGCCTACGGAGCAGCTCTTCCCTTCACTGGAGACCAAAGACCTGATTCTGAATatcctctgccagctctgcgAGGTGGTGGGACCAGAATCTGCCCCCTCCCCGGAGCTGTGGGTCCAGTCCCTGGCCTGGCTCCACAGGAAGGTGGCATCCCTGGACTGGACCGTCGGGCTCAGACTGAAGAAGCTTTATGGAGACCACTTCAAGAACGAGGTCCCGGCGACACTGTTCGAGATCTGCACCCTCCCTGAGGACGAGTGGACATCCCAGTCTTTGCCAGCCTACGGACCGGGCAGCGGGCTCCTGGCGTGGATGGAGTGCTGCTGCGTGTCCCCAGCGCTCAGGGACACAATGCTGGCGCTCCTCACCGTCAATGTGGACAACCCTGAAGAAGTGAACCTCTTCAGCAAAGGGTTCCTGGTGGCCCTCATTCAGGTGCTCCCCTGGTGCAGCCACAGCGAGTGGAAGAGGCTCATGCACGTGGTAGAAAACCTGCTGCAGAGGCAGGTCCTGCACGTGCCGTACACGCTGGAGTACGTGCAGTACATGCCCCTGCTCAACCTCCGCCCGTTTGCCTGCTACCTCCAGCTCTCCGTGCTCTTCCTGAggggcttccagctcctctgcagctccagctgctccaccTGGCTGCCCCCAGAGGCCTGGCTCCACGTGGTGCAGCTGTACTGCGGCAGCCTGACGGACCTGCTGACCTCCGTCAAGGGCACGGCGGGACCCCCCTCGCAGCCCGCCGGGGACGGGACCTCCCCGCAGGAGGTGTCCTTCGTCTGCATCCAGATGTTCTGCCACCTGCTGCATGTGGCTGCCATGCTGCCAGGCGAGGGCTGCGGGGAGCCCCTGGTGGTGGTGGCACTGGAGATCCTGTCGCAGTACGAGGCGTTCAGCAACGCAGACACGTCCCCCAGCAACACCCTGCGGAGGGCCAACGAGAGGCACTTCCTGGAGGCCATCACGGACAACGTGGGGGACAGGGAGCTGCGCTGCACCCTCCTGCAGAAGCTCAGCAAGCTGGGGGCACACCTGGTCGGGGAGCCGGattga
- the TLCD3A gene encoding TLC domain-containing protein 3A, whose amino-acid sequence MWRTLALASAFFPGLFVLCIRLLRWAAPGWSLKDRILLSGRLVSTVQATMATVSGITVILSCKNVVYDRHWLAVEYIWVLVPYMTYDIYVMYLCHWHKSLEKGIAEKKHSLASVWSFLLQERLMVTHHLFILIVLTPITQHFRGELGDFFVGCIFTAELSTPFVSLGKILMQLKMQDTLLHKVNGILILVTFFLCRILLFPFMYAAYGWQVGMPVYMVPFRIPLHCNIANASLIAPQIYWFRLICRKAARLYGRPPADRSR is encoded by the exons ATGTGGCGGACGCTGGCCCTCGCCTCCGCCTTCTTCCCGGGGCTCTTCGTCCTCTGCATCCGGTTGCTGCGTTGGGCCGCTCCAGGATGGAGCCTCAAGGACCGCATCCTGCTCAGCGGCAG GCTGGTGTCAACGGTCCAAGCCACGATGGCCACAGTGTCGGGGATCACGGTTATCCTCAGCTGCAAGAACGTGGTGTACGACAG GCACTGGCTGGCCGTGGAGTACATCTGGGTCCTCGTTCCCTACATGACTTATGACATCTATGTCATGTACCTCTGCCACTGGCACAAGAGCCTGGAAAAGGGAATCGCAGAGAAGAAGCACTCGCTGGCCAGCGTGTGGAGCTTCCTCCTGCAGGAGCGGCTGATGGTGACCCACCACCTCTTCATCCTCATCGTGCTCACCCCCATCACCCAG CACTTcaggggagagctgggggacTTCTTTGTGGGCTGCAtcttcacagcagagctgagcacgCCTTTCGTATCCCTGGGCAAAATCCTCATGCAG ctcaAAATGCAGGACACGCTCCTGCACAAGGTGAACGGGATCCTCATCCTGGTGACCTTCTTCCTCTGCCgcatcctcctcttccccttcatGTATGCAGCCTACGGGTGGCAGGTGGGGATGCCCGTGTACATGGTGCCTTTCCGCATCCCGCTGCACTGCAACATCGCCAACGCCTCCCTCATCGCCCCCCAGATCTACTGGTTCAGGCTCATCTGCCGCAAAGCCGCCCGTCTCTacggccgcccgcccgccgaCCGGAGCAGATAA